Within Pirellulales bacterium, the genomic segment ATCACCTCGAATCGTTTCACTTCCGCGCCCGATTCCAGGTCGATGACCGCGACCTGGTTGTCGGGCAGGTCGTGCGCGATCCGGCTACCGTTGCCGGCCACCACCGCCCAACGGGCGTGCTCGATCGTCCGCCGATGTATCTCGCGTCCGCTATCACTTTCGATCGCAACGAACTCGAACTTCAAGGTGGGAGGGGATCTGGTTTGCATTTCCGAGGTCAGCACGTACACAGAGCTGTCATCTGATGACACCGAGAGACTAGACGGATGCCGGGCTCCGAGTTGCGCTGACGCAATTCGCGAGCCATCGTCCGCGTTCCAGATCTCGAGCAGCGTGTCATTTTTTTTCTTGTCGTTAGCATCCGTGATGCTGACGTTGGCCGTCGTCGCTAACCGTGAGCCGCCCGGCCCGAATTCCGCGCGTACGATTCGGTTCTCCGTGTCGAGCGACAGGGATTCCTGGCCGTTGAACAAAAACTCTTTCTTGTCGGCTGGCTTTAGCCCGTCGCGAAGCAAATACTTCGCGTCCCCCTGTCCCCACCAGCCCGCCACGAATTCGGGCGGCCGTGGCTTGGCCTTGGTGGCACGAGACTTGGATTTGCGACCGGCCGCCGGCGCCTGCTTGGAGAGATCCTCAGGCGGTTTGATCTCGGCAAATTTCTGCGCTGGCGGCACCTCTTGGCCGTCCTCGAGATTGATCGCAACGGCGCCACGGCCGGGGCCTGTAAAGACAAATCGTCGTCCGTCATTGGAAAAAGAGAATACGTTCCCTGGATTGCCCACGAGTTGCTGATCGAACGCGATTCGTCGCAGCGACTTGGATGCCAGATCAAAAACCGTCAACTCGTTCGTGTTATCGAGACAACCCAGCATCCGGTTGTCAGGGGATGAAACCAGGTGTGGATAACCGCGGGCACGAAACAATAATCCGCGTGAATCAGGCGCGGGTTGATCGATGCTGTGAATGTGAACTGCGTTCCGGCCATCGGCGAGGGCGAAGTGCTTTCCGTCAGGAAACATCACGGCGTCGTGCACACTGGCCGCGAGAGACGTTTTGCCCCGTTCGCCAGTAACCAAATCGCGGGCAAATAGCTCGCCACTAACAGACTCCAGCAGACAACTCATATCGGGCGCTACCGCCACGGGGTAATCAAGCTGGACGACGGCCGGCAGCGGCATGCCGGAATCCGTATCAAAGGACTCGAGAATATACTCGTTCCCCGGCGCTTCCTGGGACGAATTGGCAACCACGGCGTACACAATCTTGCTGTCACTCGAAAAGCCCACGCGTTTGCAAGAACCTCCTAAGCGTGCCGAGAAAAGCACGGCACGCTTATCGACCGAGATGACGTACAGCTCCGCCATTTTGCTGCGGGTAACAATGGCGACCAGCTCGCCGTTCGAACTGAATTCGGCGAAGAATGCCGACTTGCGATCGAGTTCTGGGAAAGTGAACTGCTCGTTACCGACGCGCAGTTTGACCTGTTGATGTTCACAGATGGACGTCACGACTTTCGACTTCGAATCAACCGTGGCGGCCAGCACGTGTTCAAGCTTGTCGTGAGGTACCGGAATATCTTCCAGCGTCTCGGTCGATCGAATGTGAAAACTTCCCTGAAGATACTCGCGGCAAGTTAGATACTGGCCGTCCCCCGAGAACCGGCATCGCCAAAGCGATCCGCCCGGAGTTAGGACTTCTGCGTTTATGACCTTGCGCGTGCGCGCGTTCCAAATGGCCAGGCCGGCTTGCACGTCGACGCCTGCCACCAAATCACCACCGGGATGCACGGCCAGGCCCGTGTAGCCAGAACCGCCGCCGTTCATCATTACCATGCCCCGGCCTGCCTGAAACAATTCCGTTCCGGCCAGCGACCCTTTGGATGCCTGGCGCTTTGGCGATGGAGACTTTGGTTCCACGGGATCGGCCGCCGGCCTGATCGCCGTGGTCTCAGTTGCTGCCGCTGGCCGCGCCGTGGGAGTGCCCGCCACGCTGACCGCGCTGGCCGGTCGCGAAGTGGGCCCCCAGGAAACGATCTCTCCTCGATAGCGCCGTTCGTCAGGGCCCTCTAAATAGTTGACGGCCGCGATCAACTCGCGATCGTCGGCACTAAAGGCCACGGCGGGAAACTCGCAGGCCGCACCTGTCACCAATTTCAATACCTGGCGCCATGAGCGCGTTTCCCAAATCCCCACCGCCCCAGGCGTGCCATCGCCATCGACATGCGAGTAACGGTAGTACTTACCGCTAGCGACGGCCAGACGCTGGTCGTCGCCAGAAAACGCCAGGCCGGTGATGCCGCGCGTATGGGCGGAAAAAACCTGCTGCTGCGACCATGTCGCCACATCGTAAATCGTCACCAGTCCCGAGGAGTCGCCCGTTGCCGCCAGCCGGCCGTCGTGGCTGAAGGCTATCCGCATCAGCGCGCCGGCCGGCACGTGTACGACGTCCAGGTTTGTCTGCCAAGGATCCCCCACGGGCACATTCGCAATCGGCACCGGATCACCGCCGTTTAAATCCCAACGATACAGCGCGTCGTTCGCGATCAGATACAGTTCCTCTTCGCCACGGAACGCGATACTACGCACGTCACTTAATGGCCCTTTTCCATGGGTCCCTTTCCTGGATGTCCGATCGTCCGGAACGCTCAACTCACGCTCGACGGCGCCTGTCGCAAAATCGCCAATGACAACTCGAAGGTCTTTTAGAGGAAACAGTACGGCGAAACGCCGGCCGGACGGCGAGGCGGCGATGCTTAGGAGCAATCCGTTGATCGATGAATCCTGCCGGGACATGTCTTCAGAGAAAAGAACAACGTCCTTTTCTTCCGACGGGTTAACGATTCCGTGAGAGGTCGTGCCGTAGCCATGGTCTACCGCGGCCGCCAGGCGGCCTGTAGCACCCGACGAAATCAGGCCGCGGACCGCAGTCGGCAGTGACGCTACAACGCGATCCCCCTGCGGCGCGTTCAGATTCCAGACCTTCAATTCGCCCGACTCGTCGACCGTGGCCAAGTGCTCTTTATCGCCCGACAACCGCACCGCTTCGATCTTGGCGGCGTGCCCTTTCCATTGCGCGATGACGTGATGGCTATTCGCATCCCACATCTGCACGACATTA encodes:
- a CDS encoding WD40 repeat domain-containing protein, with translation NVVQMWDANSHHVIAQWKGHAAKIEAVRLSGDKEHLATVDESGELKVWNLNAPQGDRVVASLPTAVRGLISSGATGRLAAAVDHGYGTTSHGIVNPSEEKDVVLFSEDMSRQDSSINGLLLSIAASPSGRRFAVLFPLKDLRVVIGDFATGAVERELSVPDDRTSRKGTHGKGPLSDVRSIAFRGEEELYLIANDALYRWDLNGGDPVPIANVPVGDPWQTNLDVVHVPAGALMRIAFSHDGRLAATGDSSGLVTIYDVATWSQQQVFSAHTRGITGLAFSGDDQRLAVASGKYYRYSHVDGDGTPGAVGIWETRSWRQVLKLVTGAACEFPAVAFSADDRELIAAVNYLEGPDERRYRGEIVSWGPTSRPASAVSVAGTPTARPAAATETTAIRPAADPVEPKSPSPKRQASKGSLAGTELFQAGRGMVMMNGGGSGYTGLAVHPGGDLVAGVDVQAGLAIWNARTRKVINAEVLTPGGSLWRCRFSGDGQYLTCREYLQGSFHIRSTETLEDIPVPHDKLEHVLAATVDSKSKVVTSICEHQQVKLRVGNEQFTFPELDRKSAFFAEFSSNGELVAIVTRSKMAELYVISVDKRAVLFSARLGGSCKRVGFSSDSKIVYAVVANSSQEAPGNEYILESFDTDSGMPLPAVVQLDYPVAVAPDMSCLLESVSGELFARDLVTGERGKTSLAASVHDAVMFPDGKHFALADGRNAVHIHSIDQPAPDSRGLLFRARGYPHLVSSPDNRMLGCLDNTNELTVFDLASKSLRRIAFDQQLVGNPGNVFSFSNDGRRFVFTGPGRGAVAINLEDGQEVPPAQKFAEIKPPEDLSKQAPAAGRKSKSRATKAKPRPPEFVAGWWGQGDAKYLLRDGLKPADKKEFLFNGQESLSLDTENRIVRAEFGPGGSRLATTANVSITDANDKKKNDTLLEIWNADDGSRIASAQLGARHPSSLSVSSDDSSVYVLTSEMQTRSPPTLKFEFVAIESDSGREIHRRTIEHARWAVVAGNGSRIAHDLPDNQVAVIDLESGAEVKRFEVMGGKMMGTPIISQKGDALFWSANDYTVRTASLDP